The Haliaeetus albicilla chromosome 9, bHalAlb1.1, whole genome shotgun sequence genomic sequence TGTCATGTTGCATCACACCTTCCCCGCGCAGTGACAGGCCGAGGGCCGTGGCAGAGCAGGGCACGGGGGTAGTGGGCAAAGCCAGAGCTGGGAAAACCACCAGCTGCCCATTAGCATCTTCCTGCCTGGCACCACATTCCCATGGGATGTGTTTTCCCAGCCTGTTTctgcagggaaaaggaagggaacaTCCCAGCAAGTGCTGTCCCCGCAGCCAGGCTGGCCAAGGCATCCCCAGCCCACCTAAAGGTGACATCCAGATGTGCCACTCGCGGCACAGCACACTCCACTGCAGCATGATGGCTGAGCGTCCCAGGCACAAACACCCTGTCCCAAAGGGATGAACCAATCCCATGTGGGACAAGTGCACGGTGGCCCCTGCCAAAGCCCAGCTCTGCCGGGACCAGCCTGGCTCTTCCCCGGGGCAGCCAGCACCTGTGCTGTGCCTGCTCCAACCTGCCTCCAGATGATGGGATGCTCCCGCTGGCATGCTGCAATTGGAGTTTCTTACCCCCAgctctcccttcccaccctgTCAGCAGTATCCCAGTTGGGAAACTGAGTCTACCAATAGCTTTAACAggagcagggtgctgggcacTGTACGTATGCAGGGACAGGCAGTGGCAGGGGTCCCCGGTCTGGGCAGGGTGTCAGCACTAGGCAGGCGAGCACGTGGGATGAGAGCCTTTCCAACACATCCCTCAGTGCAGCAGCTCCAGTTCCTTTCCTGCAGGGAATCCTCCAGCTCGAAGGGCCTGCAAGTACCTGTGTGGGGACCCCAAGATGGGACCACGTGCAGTGGCTCCCCACAAGCCGGGAAGCGAGAGTGGGGTCTGTCTGCACTGCAAACAAGGCACAtagggatgggggagaagatCCAGCCCACTAAGAGCCAGGAGCAGAGGTCGAGGGGGACCATTGCTCATCCTGCTTCTCCGGGTGAGTTGTGGACTGCTTTAGGGACAGAGGGATGTGGCACCGGTATCAGGGGGTACCGGCTCCACCTCTGCGGGTCCTCTGGATGTGTCCAcacccacctccagccccagctcacCCCACGTCCACAGCCAAGGGAGCCCAGGTCCCCTCCAGTACCCAGCTGTGGCTGTCATCCTCCCCCCCAGATGTTTCCAAGCCTGGATCTGTCCATCCCCAAAGCCACGGTTTGGAGCCTTTTGGGAAGGCGCTCGCTGGAGCCGGTTGCGACACactccccagccaccctcctaTCTGGTTTCACTGCGTCCCGCTCTGGAGGAATGTGCCGGTCCTGTTCCCACGGCGGCTGCTGGGGAAGCACGGCCGCAACGGTCCCCACCAAGGGCAGTTGTCCCAGCGACCGCAACCCTGGTGCCACGCAAGCCACGGCCACCAccctccatctccatccccacccTGGGCATGGCGAGGGCCTCGGGGTCCCCGCGGGGACGTGGCCCTGACGAGCGGCTCCTGGAGACCTGCCACCACTGTAGAGGGGTGAGGCAGGACGAGCGATGCAGGACAGGCTCCCACCGAGCCGGGAAAGCCGTCGGCGGCTCCAGACCTTGCCGGTAACTGCAGAGACGGCCCCGAATCGCAGCTAGGCTCCGGGCGTGCGCGACGGTCCCCGCAGGAGGGCCCGGCCAGCCTGGCAGCGCCGCCGGGACCGCAGCCCGGGGGACCTGCCAAAAGCAAGGCCGGGTGACCGATGCTCCCCTCGGAGCCACTCGAGAGCGGCCCCCCCTGCCCACGCAGGGACGCCCCGGGGGTGCCGCAGGTCGTGGGGACGCGCAGGTGCCGCTCGGAGGCGGCGTCGCCTTTCCGGGAGGCGCCCGCCCCGATGCCACGGTGAGGGGCGGCGTGCAGCCCGTCCCGTGGTCCCGTCCCCCGCCTCCGCATCTCCCCGGGGGTCGTCCCGGAGCGCCGCCCGGCTGCTGCCCGCCGGGACCGGGCAGGTGCTGCCTCACTGCCCGcgcccccctcccacccccccgccccgctgcggcaccggcggccccggcccgctccGCCCCCGCCGCACCGTCACCTTCACGGAGGGCACCGGGATGCGGGAGCGGGCCCGGCCCCCCGGTGCGGTGCAGCCCGCTGCAGCCCGGCCCGGGcaccgcccccccctccccggccttACCATGGCTGCGGCGCCGGGCGCCGTCCGGGAGCGGCGGCTGCCGAGCGGCacggccgggccccgccgccgggatTAGCAGAAATAGCagccggcgggggcgggggcggcccggggcggggcgggcggcgggcggggcgggggcggccgctCGGCACCACCGGCACCGGGCACCGGGCACCGGCATCAGCACCCGGCACCGCGCACCGTCCGCCGGGACCAGGAGCTGCACACTCCCCCCGGGCACCGGCACTGGAAACGGCGCCGGGGCACCGGCATCAGCAGCCAGCGCTGGCACCCGTCACCGGTATAAGCACCCGGCACCAGGCGCTGTACACCGGGCACCGGCACTGGCATCACGCACCGGGCACTGCACGCTGGACGCGGGGCAGCAGTAcaaggcagcagcactgggcgCCGGGCTCCGGCATTGGCACCGGGGCACCTGTACCAGGCGTGGGGTATGGGGCACCAGTACCGCGGTCTTGGTACAGGGAACAGGGCACCTGCACCGGGTACAGGGCTTTGGCACTGGGTACCAGGTACAGGGCACCAGTACCAGGTATAGGGCACAGGCACTGGGGTACTGGGCACCAGCACTAGGTACGTGGCCTTGGCACTGGGTACCAGGTACAGGGCACCAGCACAGTGCACCGTGCACCAGTTGCAGGGTCTCAGAGCAGGCAGCGGGTAGTGGGTACAAGGCTCCACCACCAGATACTGGTACAGGTGAAAGGGAATGAATGGCTCCAGCACCAGCAAGAGTCGTCCTGGCAGCAGGCACCAGTACCGGGCATTGCTTGGCAGGTACCAGGGACCAGGCAGGAGGCACTGGGTGCTAGTCACTGCACACCAGTCACTGTGTGGGAGCACTGGGCACCAGTTAGTGGGTATTGGGTACTGGGAACCATGCACTAGGTACTGAGCACCAGGCAAACACACTGGCACCACACATCAGGCACAATATGCTGGGTACCGGGGACCGCACTGGGCACCAGATCCCAGTCTTTCCCAGTGTTCCCTCTGCAAATTCCCAGCCTGCTTCCCCCTCCCAAAGCCTTTCCCAGGTGTGATGCCAGGCAATCCTGCCCACGGCCCTGCCTTGGCTCAGCTGTGACTGGCTGGTGGGCTGGAAATCTGGCAGGGGAACCAGCAACCCCGCGGGcagtgtccctgtccccatcctaTGCCAGGGGCTGCAGCTCCTTCCCAGGATGCCCCCAGGCCCATACTTTCAAAGGCAGCGAGTGCCAGTGGCATGTGGCATGTGGCTGTAACCCCCCTGTCCCCActgagggcaggggaggacacTGGCACAGCCGGCCGGGGCAGCATGGGGTGCTTGTGTTCCTGGCCATGAAAGGGGCCGGTGGAGTCTTGGCTGATGGTGGCCATTCCCTGCAgtgagcagctggcagaggctcAGCCATCCCCAAATTTCAGGCTCCCGGTCCAGCTGACCACTGAGGCTGTCCTTGTCCCCCCCAAACGCACCCCATTCTGGGGCAGCAGCAAGGCCACACTCATCCCCAGAGTATCCCTGTCGTGGGCAGctcctccctgcctcagtttccccacccgTAAGACAAAAGCCAGTGGTAATTTCCCAGCAGGAAAAGCTGGATCCAGCCCCATCCAGCCTCCCACCAAGGCTGCGTGACTCTGCAGGGACCACCTCAGCCTTGTCCCCACCCAGGACCTCATTCCCCCCTCCATGTTACAGGGCCAGGCTGCAGCCAGATGGCTCCGCATTCCTTTTATTCCCATAAATAACCGACGCGGGCTCAGCATGGTGTGGGGGAGCCCCAGCAGCCACCCGGACCCCATCCATCTGGGGCAGTCGGGCAGCAAGCCCGCTCGCCTAGCAGCCCGTCCTCCCCCGCTGCCGGCCAGGGGCCTGCAGGCAGCAcggcaggcaggggcaggtAGCCAAGGGTGGCTGTTTGCATCTCTAATCCCCGCAGAGAGCGCTTTCCTCTGAGATTACTGGGGATTACAGGCTCGGGTGCTCCAGGAGCTCAGCCCCGTCTTTCCCTGCCCTTCAAGGAGCAGCGCTGAGCCCCGTGGGGGGCAGGAAGGCAGGCTGACCACTGCTGTGATGAGCTGGGCGTTCTCAGCCATGCTGGCGGGCACAGCCTGAAGCAGCTGCCGGCTTGCCATGGCCTCACTCCAGTAGCCCAGTGCCCATCGAGGCCAGCGAGCTGCAGCCCGGGCTTTAAATAGAGCATTAAAAGCTGAAGGGATCAGCTGCGGAGCGGGAGGAGGGATGCAAGGGGCTGCATTTTTCTTGGCCGGGGGATGACGCAAGGGGAGCGACGGTGACGCTGAGGGAGGCTGGCGCTGTTCGAGAAGTCCCCAAGGTCCCTGAGGCACCCTGGTCTCTCTCgccccagctggcagcagcgTTATCAGGTCCCAGCAAGGCGCAGCAGGGCCGGGAAGCCACTGCGAGCCGCTACCGGGGACCAGAGCTCTATAATTACCATGGGAGGCCGAGTTATTTTGGGAAGCGGCTACGCCACTGCCAAAGCTTTTATTCcttcaaaccaaaacaagatgGAAAGAGCCCAGCCCAGGATGCTGCATCCGGCGGGCGTGGGGAGGTTAACCCCTTGCGTCCTCGCTGCCTGCACCCAGTATTGCCCCAGGGTCAAGGCGGGTCCTGGTGGGTTTGGTTGCACCGACGGAGCTTcaaagggggggtggggtgtcaCTGGGGGAAGATTTGGGGTCGTAGAGGCCACAGGGTGTCTGCCAGGCATGGGACGGGGCTGGGGGTTCGGTCCTGTCCTCGGCTGCTGGCAGGTTCAGAGGCCGCATGTTCAGATGCTTTTCTGCATCCGCCGTGAGAACCGCTATTTTTAGCTCTTTCTGTTGCAACGGGTCCAGTTTTGGGGCCTTCCCAGGGCGGAGGCTGGGCCGAGGAATGCCAGCCCGGAGCGGAGCACCTCGCTGCTGCTCCAAATAAAATGTCCCAGGAGACAAAGCCCTGAAGGGTCCTTCCCAAAAGCCACCCCGAAGGATGGGCAGAGGCGGCAACCAGGCAGGGAGGCTGCTCTTTCCACTCTCTGCAGCAGCCAAACAGCCTCCAAGCTGGAGATAAACTCATTTTTCCTTGCACAGAGAGGATGAGCCACATCGTACACTCCACGGTGCTCCCAAAGATCTGCTTCAGCCACCCTGAGCACAGGGTCCAGGTGGGCTGAGGGTCTGTGCTCAGGGGGGCACCCCAAAGGCCTGGGATTTGACTCCTGCCTTTTGCCTTCTTTCCCTTGATCTGCCCATGCCTGGGTCACTCCCGATGCTTGATCCCTGCAGGGCAGCAAATAGCCCCCAAACCCATGTGCTGGGGTCCCCCAAATCCTAAACCCACATGATGCCAGGCTTGCCCAGTCCCCCAAACCCATGCACCAGCGTCTCCCAAGCCCTAAACCCACACATCAGAGTCTACTAGCCCCCCAAACCCATGCGCTggggtctccccatccttgcTCCAAGCCCCACAGGCTGTCTCTCTGCTGGCAGCTCTGGTCCCCAGTCAGGTACTGGAGGCTGTTGGGGGCCACACTCCCTCATGTCCAGCAGGTGCCAGCCCCTTGGGCAAGGGGCAAGCTCCTTGGGATGGCAGTATGGCAGTGGGGACAGTCATGGCCATCCAAAACCGCAAGCACAGGAGGTCCCACCCAGCCGGGATCACACCCCAAGCCCCAGATCACACACAGAacccctgcctgcccacccCCCTGGGCTGAGCCCTCCCACAACTCATCACATGACATCAGCCTTGACAAACCGTTTGCAAAGGGTTCACTGGCCAGTGCTGCACATCTCCGGTACCAGACCTGGGGACCCGGTTGCACTGGGGAATTGGGAGCCTCCCAGTGTCACCCCAAGCTCCCACCCCGCAGTCTCAGCCCATCACTTACTTACCTCCTCGTCTGAAGCCATGgccaggatggggtttgcacCGGAGCCGGTGGAGGACGGCAGCGGGACCGAGAGAAACAAGTTTTCCCATCAGATGCAGCTGAGGTTTCCCAGGACCCCCATTAAAACCCGGCTGTCCCTTCCCAGGTCCCTGTGTTGTCCTCCCGCCTGGTCCCTGTatcccccccagcaccactAGTGAGGTCAGGGCTGGGACCCAGATGTCCCCAGTTGGCAGAGATGGGCAGGGATGGGTGCATGGTTGGGGAAGGCAGCAACGCTGCAGGGAAGCACGGGAGAGCCgtatccccagtgctgtttaaAAACGCCACGTTTACGCAGACCCTACAAAAACCACTGGCAAGCGAGGGGCCAATGCACGGACCACGGGTTTTCCCTGCCTGGCTTTGCCCAGGGCGAGCCTCAGCTTTCAGGGACCAAAGGATGTTGGTGTTGGCCCCATctgtggggggacagggagctgGAGCAACAGCCCCTTCTTCACATCCTCACATCCAGCACCCCCCTGGCTCCACACCCTGGCATGAAGGGAAACCAACGCAGGTGGGTACTGACCTGCCAGCATCAGCCTCGGCACCCCATGGGGGTTTCTAGGGTCTGGATTTGCCCCATGGAGCCACAAGGTCCTGGTGATCCAGTGACATGCATGACCCAAGGCTGTGGCTCCTGTCCCAGCCCAGGCTACGGGAGGCACATGGGCTGTGACAGTGACACCTCTCTGCCCAAATCATAGAAGCAGGGCTCGAGCTGCTCCTGGACCATGCAAAGTCCCCGGTCCTGAGCTGGAAAGATGGACACTGTGCCCAGGGGACAAAGGGTGGCTCTGGGGACAGTGCCAACCATGGCAGAGGCCCTGCAGAGCCAGGCACCTATGCCTGGAGGGTGGATCAGAGGGTTGTAGGACAGGAGAGACCTTGGGACATCTCTAGTCCAGTCTCCAGCTTAAAGCAGGGATGGGCAGAGCCACAGAAACGCTGTTGGAAAGGGATCCAGAGGTCCCCACCGCCACTTCCCACTCGCTGCCAGGAAATCCTCCGGCACCATGCCAGCATGCCTCATTCCTGCAGGTAAGGATGGGGACCTGTCCCCACATCCTTATGGAGCTGGGTGCCCCGACCGGACCCCAGCACCTCCTCTCTTCGCACATCTCAGGCCTCACGAGGACCCTGCTGCCCATCAcccccctgcctgcaggcagctgctgtccCCCAGGGAGGGTCCCTGCAGCACTGATGCCCACCCTGCTGAGACACTGGGGGAAGCCATactctccctcccacccagtcCCCCAAACTTACCCGTGAAGAAGGCGATAAACCTGGTGGCCAGTGACTCATCCCCAGCATCATGGCCAGAGCTGGAGCTCTCCATCTGGGCCTGATGCAGGAGGATGGTGGGGGAGGCTCTGCTGGGGAGCACCGGCTCGGCCACGTCCTTGCCGGAGCCACCGCTGCCTTTGGCCACCACCTCGGTAGCGCTTGGCTGCTGGCCTGccagcagggctgtgggacacggggacacctggctccctgcctgcagcaaggGCCACCACGCTGAGTCGGAGCCAAGCTTGGACAGAGCCCTGCCAGGGATGTCCCTGGGGACCACCTTGGttggggacagagcaggaccctgggggggacagggggtgCAGGGGCAGCTCTCGGTGGCCTGTGGCTTGGTCTTGGTGCCCTTCTTCCTCCTGGGAGGTGACGGCTTGGGGGGACAGATGGGTGCCAAGCCCCTCATGCCAGTGTCAggctgggttggggggggctgcgggggcgaGGAGTCCTGCCAGTCTGCCGTCGGCTGGGCAGGGGGCCGGCGGGGGACCGGGTGACGCACACGCCGGTGGCCAGATTTGGGCATGGGGTGCTGCAcacccctggggggggggcttgggtgGGTGACAGCCGTGGTGTGGGACCCCTGGGACTGTGCAGGGGTCACCTCCCTGCCTGGTGAGGGGGGGGTCCTGGCCAGTGGCTCGGTCTGGGACAAGTCACTGGTCACAGGGGTGACCGAGTGGCCGCTGCTTTGGCCCTGCCGCGGCTGGCTGTCAGCTCTCGCCCAGTTCTCCCCCTGCCTGGTGCTGAGGGTCCTCTGCAGGGTCACCAGCAAGTAGCCTGATGGCACCGGCCGCACCAGGCACATCCCGCTCCGCAGCTCCACCCAGCTGGGCGAGGGGTTGTGGTGGGACTGGGGGTCCTGCAGGGATGGGGGACTCccactgcagggctgggggtcaCCCAGGGTCCTGCTCTCCCGTGGCAGCAGGGGATTGAGGACCATGGTGTTTCCCAGGGGTGACGGCTGCAGCGGGTACCCCGCTGCCACGATGTTCCTGGGGAGTGATGGTGTCCTGCTCCCGGAGCAAAGAACCCCTGCAGCACGATGTCACCAAGGGCGCTGTGACAACACTGTGACGCTGGCAGGCTGTTTGCCCCTGTCCCTTCACCAGGGTGATGTGGGACAGGCAGTCAGACGAAGGAGCCACCCCGGTCCCTCCTGTGCTGAGGCTGAGCATCCCCGGAGCAATAAATCATGAGGTTTTCCTGATGGGGAGGTCCAGCCTGGATGCTGGGACCCCTTTGGGCTGTCTCCCCTCCTCACccagctgcagcatccctggggaCATCCCCCAGTCCCTTCCTTGCCACCCCCCATGAGGTCCTTGGGGTCCAggttttctctagctgaagctcacccccctccccccaaggatggagatccccCACCTTGGGGACCTTAATTTGGTTTAGGAAGGTGACAAGGACAAAGGGACAGCATGGGATGGCCATGGGCCACCTCGCTGTCCCATGGGGCTTGTTTTACATCACAGGCAAAGCTGCTCAGCGGTGCCCATAGTCATGCAGCCCCATCACCTGCTTGCCACCACCGTGAGCTCTGCCATCACGTGGGGTGGCAGTGGGCACAGCCAGGCCCCGGGGACACGGGGCTTGGGGGCCTGGCCAGGCATTGCAGGCAGGATTGCaacagccccagggctggggggggaaccCATAATGGGGTTGGAACAGCACAAAAGGGGACAACAGTGCTGCCACCATGGGGGTGACTGAGCGTGGGGGCTGCCACCGAGTCTGGTGCCACCGCACTATCCCAAGCGGAGAGTCCGGCccctcctgcctcagtttccccaagaGCTCCCAGCCCTCCCGGGGGAAGGCGAGCGATTCCCAAGCAGGCCGGGCAGTGAGCGGGGAAGGATTTATTGACTCACGGCTCGGGGTACATCACAGTTTGAGCTCCCTTCCCGCCTCCGGAGAGGACGTCGCCTTGGACTTCCCGGGCAAAGTGCGCGGAGAGGCTTCACAGTTTCATCCCTTCGGGAAAGCAGAACCGAGGCAGTGACAAATGGCAAACGCTACGTCgtatgaaaaaataatacaaactcttctctttaaatatcttacagaaaaatgaacCTGAATAAAGAGCATGAAAAGCACCGCGTGgcgcaacccccccccccaaccaccccTGGTCAAGGGAGACAAGCCGCATCCCCCTGGACCACCCGTCATCATCCCCAGGGATGCGCAGTCACAGAGTAGCACGGGCAGCAGGGATGTGGAGGAGGTGAGGACTGCTACGTGCCTGTCCCCATACCATGGGAgtgtcgcccccccccccatggacCCCTCACTCAGCCAGGGGTGCCGGCAGCCCCCCGAGCCCGGGGTGCCGGTAGAAGCAGCGTGAGAGTGTCCGGCCGAGGACGAGGGCATTGCTACAAGGCTGCCCCAAGACCCGTGCTCCcttgggggggccgggggccacGTACCACCGCCCCCCAAAGGAACCAGGGGGTCCCTCCTGTGTCGCAGTGCAAGTTCACGGAAAGCCAAGGCACCGCCGCGAGGCCGCGGCTCTGTACGGGGGAGCCCACGGGGCTTGTGCGGGTGCGGCGGCCACGCAGCCCCCCGGGCGTGCAAAGGCGAAGCGAgccgggacggggcggggggggacatggggacagtcCCCGCGGTGTGGCCGGCCGGGCTTGTCCTGGGGGTAAGAGCTACGGTGTCGGGGGGGATGCAAAGGGGCCGTGCAGCCCCGGGAAGAGCCAGCTCCCAGGGATGGCGTGGGCAGCAGTGCGGGCAGCAGTGTGGGCAGCCCGTGCAGAGGAGACAGGGTAGGGGGGCTCATCCGGGGAGCCCCAGGGATCCAGCCCCGGGGGCGGTGGCAGCCGGAGGAGATGCTGGCGGCGGGTGCAGCTCCTTCTCCCGTGGCTTCAGAGGGGGTGCAGGTGGGGGTGCTCTATCGGGGGGGTGCGGGCAGCCCGCCTTCGCCCCATCGGTGCGTCTCCCCGAAGGCTCGgtccagctgctccagctgggagcTTAGCGGCAGGTGGATCTCCAGGTGCATGCGGAGGGTTTCCAGCCACTGCTCCAGCTTGCTGAAGGATGGCCTGAGCGAGAAACGGGGACATGTGCCAGCTCCACTGGCCCTGTCCCTCCACCCCACCACCAATCCCCATGGTCCCCTGGGTGGGGGTGGTCCCCAACCACTCACCGCTTCTCGGGGTCCAGGTCACAGCAGCAGACGGCAATGGGGAAGAAGCTAGGGGGACACGTGGGGGGGTAGTAGCGGTCCAGGAAGCCCTTGACGTTGAGGCCGAAGTCGGTGGTGCGGGGCAGGTAGTCAGGGTCGGCACTCACCCGGCCGATGATCTGGGGGAGAGCGGGAGAGAGGAGCGGGCTCAGCCCCAAGAGGGGAACTGAAACCCAATGAGGACCACAACTCCAAGGGGAGACCCCAACCCTAGACCTCAACCCCAATGGGAAGACCCCAAGCCCAATGGTACTTGCCTCGCACAGGACAATGCCAAAGGAGAAGATGTCCACCTTCTCATCATAGCTCCTCCCTGCGGGGAGAGATGGGTCAGGCCATGCCACACATCCTGTCCCTGTCCTACCAAGTGTCCCCTACTTGGGGACAGAGCCCTGGCTGGCCACGTTCCCCCTCCCAGCACCACAGCCAGGCTCACCATTGATCATCTCAGGGGCCATCCAGTATGGGTTCCCCACCACCGTGTACCGCTTCTTGCGGTCCGGTTTCTTCAGGTTCTTGAGATGTTCGGGCTGGTTCTTCTCGTCCACCATCAGCCGCGCCAGCCCAAAATCAGCCACCACCACGCTCTTGTTCTGGGTGGATGGAGAGGGGTGAggcacggggtgggggggccatGCAGGGGGCTGAGACCCCCTCCCAGGCCAGGGAAGGACACCACCAAGGTGGGACTTACCTCCCGCACGAGGCAGTTGTGAGAGTTGAGGTCACGGTGGATGATGTTCATGGAGTGGAGGTAGGCCTGGGGGAAGGATGGGCTGAGAGTGGGGGGCACACCCACCCCGCAGTCCCCCACCCAACAGCACCCATCCCACCCACCTGTCCCCCAGTGGCACCCACCATGCCGGCGGCGATGTCCTTGGCGAAGCTGACCCGCTGGCTCCAGGGGTAGTGGCTGTCCTGGGGACAGGAGGGGGGATTTgccagagaagaggagagaggagaggggtCCCCCAGACCCACCAGGGCTGTGGGATGGTGGGTGGCTGACCTGCCGCCCCAGTGCTCACCATGCTCTTGATGAGGCCCCTCAAGGTGCCCCCCTTGATGTACTCCGTGATGAAGTTGAGCCTCTTCTCCTTGTACAGCACCCCGATGAACTTCAGCACATTGGGGTGCTCCAGGCAGCGCATCACCTTCACCTGCAGGACCCCCCATGCCTGTGACACCCCAAGGCACGCAGCACCCACCcggacagacctgctgctcacGTGCTCTCCATTAaacaggcagagctgcctgcaccccatggTGCCTGGCCACCCCCACTCCAGGTATCACGCCCAACATCCCATGTCAGGGTGGGGGACAGGACTGGGCAGCCCCATCcctcgtgtgtgtgtgtgtgtgtgtgtgtgtgtcccctccAAACCAGGGGGATTAAAGAAAGGGGATGCCCACCTCTTTGAGGAAGGTCCTCTGTGTCTCCTCGTCGAAGCGGATCAGCTCCTTCATGACCATCACCTCGCCCGTCTCCCGATGCGTCACCTGGCAGGGAGCGCAGGGGCTGAGCCACCGGCTCCCCGCTACCACCCCCACCTCTGGGGACAGCCCGGGGGAAATGATacccccccctccatcccgGGGAGCTGAGACCCTCACGCTCAAGACAATTGTGGCCGCCCAGTCCCACCTTGATGGCCTGGCCGAAGCAGCCCTTGCCCAGCACTTCGCCATGGATCAGGTCGGAGGGGCGGAAGATGCGATGGGCGCGGGAGACGACGCGCAACGACTCGGAGCGACCGATGTCCTTGCGCTGGGATGCGGGCGAGCCCACCGAGCCGGAGCCCGGAGATTTGTCCgtgctgcagctcctcctgcgAGATGGATGGACAGAGGGTCAACCCTAAGCAGGGACCTCAACGGGAAAGGCGGGCGAGCTGGTGGCCGAGCTGGTGGCCTTACGTGACAGTCCGCTGGCGCATGGCACTGGGCTCCCCACAGGGCGGGAGGGCAGGGGAGCGCAGGGGGCTGCacggggcgggcagggggctgcaggcaaGCCCCGACTCGCGGGCAAGGGGCTCGTGGGGGTCGTGTTCGATGGTGAGCTGGAGCAGGCGGCTGGTCTCCTGGATCAGCAGGTCGATCTGAGGGCAGAAAAGGATGGCAGAGATGGTTTTCAGGGGGCGGGGAGGTGGTGCTGGTTTGGGGGGCGCCCGGGGGGAGCATACCTCATCCAGGGGAACATGGCCGATGGGGGTGCCGTTGATCTCCAGGATGCGGTCGCCCACATGGATGGAGTTCTTCATGTCAGGGCTGATGCAGTCTGGATCCACTCTGCGGGGCCGGCAGGCAGCAAAGGTCAGCCCCCCGCCCCGACACCATCATGGGTGGGGACGTGCTGGGACACTGCCCACGAGCCACCCCCAGCCAATGGGGACAGGCTGTCACGTCCCCTGCTAGTCACCTCTGCAAGATGGGGACATGCCATCACGGTACCCATGAGTCACCCCTGCGAGGTGGGGACGTGCAGGCGAGCTGCCCACGAGCCACCCCTGCTAGACAGGGACACACAGGCAAGCTGCCCACAGGTCACCCCTACCAGACGGGGGGACACAGGCACGCTGCCCACAAGCCACCCTTGCTTGATGGGGACACACTGTCACGGTACCCACGAGTCACCCCTCTGGGATGGGGACACACAGGCATGGTACCCACAGGTCACCCCTGCTTGTTGGGGACATGTGGGCATGCTGCCCACAAGTCACCCCTACCAGATGGGGACATGCAGGCATGTTGCCCACGAGTCACTCCTCCTGGATGGGGACATGCTGGCACAGTACCCACAAGCCATCCCAACCATATGGGGACATGCCAGCCTGATACCCACAGCCCACCCTGGTAGATGGGGCAATGCCAGCGTGTCACCCCCCTGATGGCTGGAGACACGCCAGCACGGTTCCCACAAGCCA encodes the following:
- the LIMK1 gene encoding LIM domain kinase 1 isoform X3; the protein is MLAAVLRKSCVLSAGAKCCECGASLSHQYYEKDGRLYCKKDYWARFGELCHGCSEQITKGLVMVAGEQKYHPECFSCLNCRTFIGDGDTYALVERSKLYCGHCYYQMVVTPVIEQILPDSPASRIPHTVTLVSIPACSDGKRGFSVSIDQGCGTEHSRTVRVREVDPDCISPDMKNSIHVGDRILEINGTPIGHVPLDEIDLLIQETSRLLQLTIEHDPHEPLARESGLACSPLPAPCSPLRSPALPPCGEPSAMRQRTVTRSCSTDKSPGSGSVGSPASQRKDIGRSESLRVVSRAHRIFRPSDLIHGEVLGKGCFGQAIKVTHRETGEVMVMKELIRFDEETQRTFLKEVKVMRCLEHPNVLKFIGVLYKEKRLNFITEYIKGGTLRGLIKSMDSHYPWSQRVSFAKDIAAGMAYLHSMNIIHRDLNSHNCLVRENKSVVVADFGLARLMVDEKNQPEHLKNLKKPDRKKRYTVVGNPYWMAPEMINGRSYDEKVDIFSFGIVLCEASTIGLGVFPLGLRSRVGVSPWSCGPHWVSVPLLGLSPLLSPALPQIIGRVSADPDYLPRTTDFGLNVKGFLDRYYPPTCPPSFFPIAVCCCDLDPEKRPSFSKLEQWLETLRMHLEIHLPLSSQLEQLDRAFGETHRWGEGGLPAPPR
- the LIMK1 gene encoding LIM domain kinase 1 isoform X1, yielding MQDWHLVPAPCPLPCPPQCLCLSPHCQPALAPLEPPAATPGMVTHGCGGPAAGCCECGASLSHQYYEKDGRLYCKKDYWARFGELCHGCSEQITKGLVMVAGEQKYHPECFSCLNCRTFIGDGDTYALVERSKLYCGHCYYQMVVTPVIEQILPDSPASRIPHTVTLVSIPACSDGKRGFSVSIDQGCGTEHSRTVRVREVDPDCISPDMKNSIHVGDRILEINGTPIGHVPLDEIDLLIQETSRLLQLTIEHDPHEPLARESGLACSPLPAPCSPLRSPALPPCGEPSAMRQRTVTRSCSTDKSPGSGSVGSPASQRKDIGRSESLRVVSRAHRIFRPSDLIHGEVLGKGCFGQAIKVTHRETGEVMVMKELIRFDEETQRTFLKEVKVMRCLEHPNVLKFIGVLYKEKRLNFITEYIKGGTLRGLIKSMDSHYPWSQRVSFAKDIAAGMAYLHSMNIIHRDLNSHNCLVRENKSVVVADFGLARLMVDEKNQPEHLKNLKKPDRKKRYTVVGNPYWMAPEMINGRSYDEKVDIFSFGIVLCEASTIGLGVFPLGLRSRVGVSPWSCGPHWVSVPLLGLSPLLSPALPQIIGRVSADPDYLPRTTDFGLNVKGFLDRYYPPTCPPSFFPIAVCCCDLDPEKRPSFSKLEQWLETLRMHLEIHLPLSSQLEQLDRAFGETHRWGEGGLPAPPR
- the LIMK1 gene encoding LIM domain kinase 1 isoform X4; its protein translation is MQDWHLVPAPCPLPCPPQCLCLSPHCQPALAPLEPPAATPGMVTHGCGGPAAGCCECGASLSHQYYEKDGRLYCKKDYWARFGELCHGCSEQITKGLVMVAGEQKYHPECFSCLNCRTFIGDGDTYALVERSKLYCGHCYYQMVVTPVIEQILPDSPASRIPHTVTLVSIPACSDGKRGFSVSIDQGCGTEHSRTVRVREVDPDCISPDMKNSIHVGDRILEINGTPIGHVPLDEIDLLIQETSRLLQLTIEHDPHEPLARESGLACSPLPAPCSPLRSPALPPCGEPSAMRQRTVTRSCSTDKSPGSGSVGSPASQRKDIGRSESLRVVSRAHRIFRPSDLIHGEVLGKGCFGQAIKVTHRETGEVMVMKELIRFDEETQRTFLKEVKVMRCLEHPNVLKFIGVLYKEKRLNFITEYIKGGTLRGLIKSMDSHYPWSQRVSFAKDIAAGMAYLHSMNIIHRDLNSHNCLVRENKSVVVADFGLARLMVDEKNQPEHLKNLKKPDRKKRYTVVGNPYWMAPEMINGRSYDEKVDIFSFGIVLCEIIGRVSADPDYLPRTTDFGLNVKGFLDRYYPPTCPPSFFPIAVCCCDLDPEKRPSFSKLEQWLETLRMHLEIHLPLSSQLEQLDRAFGETHRWGEGGLPAPPR